The Streptomyces cyanogenus DNA segment CACCCCGTCCGCACCGGAGGAGGAGTCCCAGGCCGCCAAGGCCAAGGCCGTCCAGGACATGCGGCGCTACTTGGCGACCGCCTTCCGCATGCCCACGTGGGCGGAGACCCCCGACGAACCGGAACAGCCGGCCCCCACCACCCCCACACCCACCGAGCCGCCCCCACAGCCGACGCCAGCCCCTACGCCCTCGCCAGACGCCCCGCCGCCGTCGCCACCGCAGCCCGACCCGTCCCCGACGCACCCGGCCTCATCAGCCGAGCCCTCGGCCTCCGCGCCTCGCTCCGCGCGCCCGTCGGCCGAGACGTCCGCGTCGGCCTCCTCCGACCCGGCCTCCGTATCCGGTCCGTCGGCCTCCGCGCCCCCCTCCGCGCGCCCGCCGGCCGAGAGCCCCGCGCCCGCCCCCACGGCCCCCACAGCAGCCCCAGTCCCCACAGTTCCCATGCCCCCCAAGGCACCCCCGGCCCACGTGTCGGCGCGTTCCGGTTCCGTGGTGCCGTATGGGCCCGTCACCATGGCCAGCCCTCGTCGGGACAGCGAACTGCGCCGTACCTTCGCGGCGTTCGCGGCGCGTGAGGGGGGCGGGGAGGGTGCGCCGTTCGCCGGGACCTGGTGGGGGAACGCCTGGGTGGAGGCGTTGGAGCGGGGGGCCTTGGACGCCGGGCGGCTGGCGCGTGGGCGGGGGTACGCGGACCAGGGGCACGTGGACGCCATCACCGTCACACCGGGACTGGTGCTGGCGTACGTGCGCGGCAGCAGGCCCCGGCCCTACCGGGTGCAGGTGCGGCTGCGGACGCTGGCGGACGAGGACTGGGAGCGGTTCCTGGACGCCGCGGCCGACCGGCCGGAGGACATCGCGGCGCTGCTCGACAAGGAGCTGCCCCACTCGCTCGCCGACTGCGGTGTACCCCTGCTGCCCGGCCCCGGCGACCTCGCCCCCCGCTGCAGCTGCCCGGACACCGGGCACCCCTGCAAGCACGCCGCCGCCCTCTGCTACCAGACGGCCCGTCTGCTCGACGCCGACCCGTTCGTGCTGCTCCTGCTGCGCGGCCGGGGCGAGAAGGAGCTGCTCGACGCGCTGACCCGGCGCAACGCCGCCCGCGCGGCCCGTGCCGCGCGGGAACGGCAGCCGCAGACCCTGCCCGGAGTCCGGGCCACCGAGGTGCTCGCCGTGCGCGAACGCCCCCCGCTGCCCGCGCCGTTGCCGGTGCCCCCGCACCCCGAGCAGCCCCCGGTCTATCCGTCGGCGCCCGGCGGACCGGACCCCTTCGCGCTGGACCAGCTGGCGACCGACGCCGCCGCCCGCGCCCACGCCCTGCTCGGC contains these protein-coding regions:
- a CDS encoding SWIM zinc finger family protein: MTGTGRPRPGDAARRALRAARERAGSGPDTGEGRAPEAAETAPADGTGRTDGAEPRPGDLARAALRAAAGSAREGQGTGTAASPPVAEAAGPATNQDPDEAARPAPNAGSGSAASGRPGDAAREVVRGSGSAAGGRPGDAAREALRAARREALRAKAAEPRQERRAPARPGPAAPRTPSAPEEESQAAKAKAVQDMRRYLATAFRMPTWAETPDEPEQPAPTTPTPTEPPPQPTPAPTPSPDAPPPSPPQPDPSPTHPASSAEPSASAPRSARPSAETSASASSDPASVSGPSASAPPSARPPAESPAPAPTAPTAAPVPTVPMPPKAPPAHVSARSGSVVPYGPVTMASPRRDSELRRTFAAFAAREGGGEGAPFAGTWWGNAWVEALERGALDAGRLARGRGYADQGHVDAITVTPGLVLAYVRGSRPRPYRVQVRLRTLADEDWERFLDAAADRPEDIAALLDKELPHSLADCGVPLLPGPGDLAPRCSCPDTGHPCKHAAALCYQTARLLDADPFVLLLLRGRGEKELLDALTRRNAARAARAARERQPQTLPGVRATEVLAVRERPPLPAPLPVPPHPEQPPVYPSAPGGPDPFALDQLATDAAARAHALLGTGRDPVGELTLWQDAVRLAAARPGSGLTAATRTLYATLADAVGRTPAELARAVAAWRQGGPAGLDVLEEPWDPPAGRFDRARPLLLAADLPAFRPWRNRLTHPRGHVQLRLGRDGLWYAYESEPGQDDWWPRGTPDLDPVGALTGLGIPEDCL